AAGGCCGAAGTTTTATTAATACTGACAAACTTGATACCTTTTGGGCACCGTGTGACATCTTACCTTTAGGACTTTCTAAAAACATCTACCAAGTTCTTTCCGTGCATGATTTAACGCATATCTTCTTTCCTCAAACTATGGCAAATTATAATCGACTAATCCATAAAATGTATTTTGAAAAATCGCTATTAAATGCCCATCATATTATCACGATGTCAAACTATACTAAAAAAGCACTTGTAGATTTCTTTAATATCAAGTCCGAAAAGATAAGTGTAATTTATGAAGGTGTCGACGAGAAATTTCAACCATATGACCGAAACCAAACAACTAAAACTTTGAGCCATTACTTAATAAATCGGCCCTATCTTCTTGCGGTTGGAACCTTAGAACCCAAGAAAAACTATCCGTTACTACTCAAAGCCTTCCAATCTCTAAAAATTGATTGGGACTTAATAATAATTGGTAAAAAGGGATGGAAATCAAACGGGATATTCAAAACAATTGATAAATTAGGAATTAATCAACGAGTAAAGATTCTTGGCTATGTTAAAATTGAAGATTTACCCTATTTCTATAATGGCGCGGAGATTTTTGTGTTTCCTTCTTTATATGAAGGTTTTGGATTACCTCTACTTGAAGCCATGGCATGCGGTACGCCTGTAGTATGTAGTAACTCATCTTCTTTACCAGAAATTGGTAAAGATGCGGTGCTCTATTTTAACCCTTATTCTGTTGATGAACTTACCAATCAACTGACAAAATTAATTAATGATGCGAAATTAAGACAAGAGTTGAGCCAAAAGGGAATTGCTCGCGCACAAGAATTCTCTTGGCAGAAGACCGCCCGGCAAACTTTAGAAGTGTTGAAAAGGACAGATTATTGAAAACTATGCGCAATGTTCTTATTAGCAGTTAAAAGAGGAATTAATGGACTTTAACAAAAAATTATCAATAATTATTGTTAATTATAATACTAAGGATTTAGTTCTGCAGTGTCTGAATAGCGTCGCTAATCTTAGCATCAATACGGATTATGAGGTCTTTGTTGTTGATAACAATTCAAGTGATGGTTCAGCACAAACCATTAAAGCACTAATGCCTTGGGTGAATTTAATTGAAAACCATGAAAACTTAGGATTTGCTAAAGCCAATAATCAGGCAATAAAATTAGCCCGAGGTGAATATATTCTGTTATTGAACCCAGATACCAAAAATGTGGAACGAGCAATTGAAAAGACTTTAGAATTTATTGAGAACCATTCTGAAATTGATGCAATAACCTGTCGGGTGGAGTTAGCCAATGGCGAATTAGACTGGGCCTGCCATCGAGGTTTTCCAACTCCTTGGGCATCTTTTTCTTATTTTGTCGGATTGGAAAAAATATTCCCCAAAAGTAAATTATTTGGTCAGTACCATTTAACCTACCTATCCTTAGATAAACCTCATGAGATTGAAGTTCCCAGTGGATGTTTTTTTATGGTGCGTCGCAAAGTTGTCGAAAAAGTAGGATTATTAGACGAATCCTATTTTATGTATGGAGAAGATGTTGACTGGGCATATCGAATTAAAAAAGCCGGCGGTAAAATATATTTTTATCCTGATGCCAAAATTATTCATTACAAAGGATGCTCTTCAGGAATAAAAAAGGAAACTCAAGAAAAGACATTCATTAACAAGACAACTAAAATTAATGCGGTCAATTATTTCTATGATGCGATGAAAATATTTTATAACAAACACTATAAAACTAAATATCCCTTTTTCATTAATTGGTTAGTCTATTTAGGAATTGAAATTAAACGCGGTGTCAGTCTGATTCGTTTAAGGGTATAACGATTCTTACTATTGAACATAAAATTTACGGATTATATTAAAATAGGTCTGAAAGTTCTTTTAATACATACTAAAGAATACAATCGGATAATTAACGCTATAGTGCTGAATATAGCGCAATCCAGTAAAAATAATTTAATGCTTTCTGAGCTAACAAACTAATCTACTTGATGGCTTACTTCTCAACCTGCAGGTTGACATCTGATTATTTATCTCCCAACCCAACCGAAAAAACATTTTTGAGGATTTTGCTAAAAGACACCTGTATAAAATTTGATAAGAGGCAATATTTAACCTTAGATTAAAAATGTTAAAAGAAAAGTTTTACTAGCTACATACTTTTTAAATATCACTTACACGAGATACAAGTTAGTGGAGCAAGTCATACTATCAATTTTGAGTTTTCGCTTTTAGTCAAAAGACACAATTAGCGCTTGTTTTCCAAAATATATGTATCTTAAAGAGAAACTAATTTTTTCAGATTTTAGAATGTTGTCTTGTCTGTAAAATTCTGGTATATAAATTGGGAGAAAATTGTTTTTCGCATATATAAAAACTCAGCGCACAGAGACAATTAATAAATGGTATTACTTTTAAGCCGACTGATAATTATCATCTTTTGATTAACAACTTCGGTTAGTTCCTGAAGTAATTGTCGGTTAAATGTGACTTTAGTGGAACCAAGTTCTAAAACCATTTCCGTGGTCTTATTATTAAGCAAACAAATCCGAACTATTTTAGACCCAGGGTATTGGCTAAGGATAGATTTAATTCGGCTTAGGTTTTCTTGATTAAAATTTTCATTATTAAATGCAATAGTTAGCATATCGTAATAATTTACCCAATCTTCAAAAGGAAGGATTTCTTTGGCTTCGAGTTGGGTCTTGACTTCTTCGCGTAAATTCATCTTACCCCGAATGATTACCAGCAGGTCGGGTTTCAAAAATTGACGACATCGTTCATAGACCTCGTTAAAGGCAATAATTTCTGTGCTGGCAGTAAAATCTTCTACTTGAAGGATGATATAATCTTTGCCCTTTTTGTCTTTTCTCCGAACAAGACTGGTTATGACCCCTCCGATTATAATGTAATCATTAGAAGCATCATTACGGCCAGCCTTTAAT
The sequence above is drawn from the candidate division WOR-3 bacterium genome and encodes:
- a CDS encoding glycosyltransferase family 2 protein, which gives rise to MDFNKKLSIIIVNYNTKDLVLQCLNSVANLSINTDYEVFVVDNNSSDGSAQTIKALMPWVNLIENHENLGFAKANNQAIKLARGEYILLLNPDTKNVERAIEKTLEFIENHSEIDAITCRVELANGELDWACHRGFPTPWASFSYFVGLEKIFPKSKLFGQYHLTYLSLDKPHEIEVPSGCFFMVRRKVVEKVGLLDESYFMYGEDVDWAYRIKKAGGKIYFYPDAKIIHYKGCSSGIKKETQEKTFINKTTKINAVNYFYDAMKIFYNKHYKTKYPFFINWLVYLGIEIKRGVSLIRLRV
- a CDS encoding glycosyltransferase family 4 protein → MRIGIDCRYLNTTPRGVAHYLINILNQFARQASSQENFYLYSPYSIRYLAPRPNFIMRKGNLPLPGTFWFQTQGRSFINTDKLDTFWAPCDILPLGLSKNIYQVLSVHDLTHIFFPQTMANYNRLIHKMYFEKSLLNAHHIITMSNYTKKALVDFFNIKSEKISVIYEGVDEKFQPYDRNQTTKTLSHYLINRPYLLAVGTLEPKKNYPLLLKAFQSLKIDWDLIIIGKKGWKSNGIFKTIDKLGINQRVKILGYVKIEDLPYFYNGAEIFVFPSLYEGFGLPLLEAMACGTPVVCSNSSSLPEIGKDAVLYFNPYSVDELTNQLTKLINDAKLRQELSQKGIARAQEFSWQKTARQTLEVLKRTDY